A genomic stretch from Longibacter salinarum includes:
- a CDS encoding DUF5683 domain-containing protein, with the protein MAVSYTRTRGAFLLLLAILGCSLFAPPVSAQPDSVRTRILVERGLPPDHTPSKALWRAFALPGWGQFYNKQHYKIPIVYAGLAGLTYSILYNHDQYKLYQRAHLFKISEDRVASGQLDSNPYIQFRSQYRLVQQRVSALNAEIPAQRLRSQRDRHRRWRDLSVVGTGLFYVLSVVDAYVSAHLLTFDVGDELSLKVMPSPLGNSAAVRLRF; encoded by the coding sequence TTGGCTGTTTCTTACACTCGGACCCGCGGAGCCTTTTTGCTGCTCCTCGCTATTCTCGGGTGCAGCCTGTTCGCGCCGCCCGTTTCGGCGCAGCCCGATAGCGTACGCACGAGAATTCTCGTGGAGCGTGGGCTTCCACCCGACCATACGCCGAGCAAGGCACTCTGGCGCGCATTTGCCCTGCCGGGGTGGGGGCAATTCTACAACAAGCAGCATTATAAAATTCCGATCGTGTATGCAGGCCTCGCAGGGCTGACATACTCAATTCTGTACAATCACGATCAGTACAAATTATATCAGCGCGCCCATCTCTTTAAGATTAGCGAGGACCGCGTGGCGTCGGGACAGCTGGATTCCAATCCCTATATCCAGTTTCGGTCGCAATACCGTCTGGTTCAGCAGCGCGTATCCGCCCTCAACGCGGAGATCCCTGCGCAACGGTTACGTTCGCAGAGGGACCGACATCGACGATGGCGTGATCTATCGGTGGTCGGAACCGGCCTCTTCTACGTTCTCAGCGTCGTGGATGCGTACGTCAGCGCGCACCTTCTGACCTTCGATGTTGGTGATGAACTATCGTTGAAGGTCATGCCGTCCCCACTCGGAAATTCTGCTGCGGTCCGCCTCCGGTTCTAA
- a CDS encoding HAD family hydrolase, with translation MSTSTLSNDIDFVFFDVDDTLLDHSHAERHALADVRSRYLAVFGHLSVDELQQTYHEINRPLWEKYSSGEIEKEIVKHDRFPRLLNAIDAPHADAARIGSVYLQRYAEHWKYVDGARDTYAEIAERYRVGVLTNGFAEVQAQKLKKFPEIRDRADVVLVSEETGHMKPHPHVFEVAAERAEVTPERILYVGDSWRSDVEGGSRAGWHVAWFARSGVNGQEMNGRTFAFQDWSDLLSRL, from the coding sequence GTGAGTACCTCGACCCTATCCAACGACATCGACTTCGTCTTCTTCGATGTCGACGACACGCTTCTCGATCACAGTCACGCCGAGCGTCATGCGCTGGCCGACGTCCGGTCCCGCTACCTCGCCGTGTTCGGGCACCTGTCGGTTGACGAACTGCAGCAGACGTACCACGAAATCAACCGGCCGCTCTGGGAAAAGTATTCGAGCGGGGAGATTGAGAAGGAGATCGTGAAACACGACCGTTTTCCACGGCTTCTGAATGCGATCGATGCGCCCCACGCAGATGCGGCGCGTATCGGTTCAGTGTACTTGCAGCGGTACGCGGAGCACTGGAAGTACGTCGATGGCGCCCGTGATACATACGCGGAGATCGCCGAGCGCTACCGCGTGGGTGTACTCACGAATGGATTTGCCGAAGTCCAGGCACAGAAGCTGAAGAAGTTTCCAGAGATCCGCGATCGGGCCGACGTTGTGCTCGTGAGCGAGGAGACCGGCCACATGAAGCCACACCCGCACGTGTTCGAGGTGGCGGCCGAGCGGGCCGAAGTGACACCGGAGCGCATCCTCTACGTCGGCGACTCCTGGCGCTCGGATGTGGAAGGAGGGAGCCGCGCTGGGTGGCACGTCGCCTGGTTCGCCCGAAGTGGCGTAAACGGGCAGGAGATGAACGGACGGACGTTTGCCTTCCAGGACTGGTCGGATCTGCTGTCGCGGCTCTAA
- a CDS encoding ParB/RepB/Spo0J family partition protein produces the protein MSKKSALGKGLSALLPSEEERDEEREKSSGDDVSRSQLYRFEDGNRLVGRVAEVEVENIRPNPYQPRQEFSEDALEELAASIEQLGIIQPITVRALGEGQFEIISGERRLRAARRAGLPRVPAFVRKANTEQMLEMALVENVQREELNPIEVALGYQRLMEECGLTQEQVSEKVSKSRATVANFLRLLRLPPRIQAALRDKEVAMGHARALITIDDHDAQIDLLKQTIEEDLSVRDVERRVRAYQQAQEEAEAAEQEGEDQAEEETGPSRDDLQLEEYRNQLRSRFSTQVNIRHKSDGEGKIEISYYSAEDLERLIDMLEG, from the coding sequence ATGTCTAAGAAATCTGCACTTGGAAAAGGACTCAGCGCACTGCTTCCCTCGGAGGAGGAGCGGGACGAGGAGCGCGAGAAATCGTCGGGCGATGACGTTTCTCGCAGCCAGCTTTATCGTTTTGAAGACGGCAACCGCCTTGTCGGGCGTGTTGCGGAGGTGGAGGTCGAAAATATTCGTCCGAACCCGTATCAGCCCCGACAAGAGTTTAGTGAGGATGCCCTCGAAGAGCTTGCCGCTTCGATCGAGCAGCTCGGCATCATTCAGCCGATTACGGTTCGCGCACTAGGCGAGGGCCAGTTCGAGATCATCTCCGGGGAGCGCCGTCTTCGTGCGGCGCGTCGGGCGGGTCTGCCTCGTGTGCCGGCGTTCGTCCGAAAAGCCAATACCGAGCAGATGCTCGAGATGGCGCTCGTGGAGAACGTCCAGCGAGAGGAACTGAACCCGATCGAGGTGGCGCTGGGGTATCAGCGCCTGATGGAGGAATGCGGACTGACGCAGGAACAGGTTTCGGAGAAGGTCAGCAAGAGCCGCGCGACCGTAGCGAACTTCCTCCGGCTGCTGCGCCTCCCCCCGCGAATTCAGGCGGCGCTGCGCGATAAGGAGGTCGCGATGGGTCATGCCCGTGCGCTGATCACAATCGACGACCACGACGCTCAGATCGATCTGCTGAAGCAGACGATCGAAGAAGACCTGTCGGTACGAGATGTCGAACGACGCGTTCGGGCATACCAGCAGGCCCAGGAGGAAGCCGAAGCAGCTGAGCAGGAAGGCGAAGATCAGGCAGAGGAGGAGACCGGGCCGAGCCGGGATGATCTGCAACTTGAAGAGTATCGGAACCAGCTTCGCTCGCGCTTTTCCACGCAGGTCAATATCCGGCATAAATCCGACGGCGAGGGGAAGATCGAGATTTCTTACTATTCCGCCGAGGATCTTGAGCGACTGATCGACATGCTCGAAGGGTGA
- a CDS encoding aminotransferase class I/II-fold pyridoxal phosphate-dependent enzyme produces MTQSDPRRSQETAMSPGDDTETATKSAPSLFNKCHKFFDKSGDYAKTKDADLYPYFRPIERNEGTSAIMNGREIIMAGSNNYLGLTADPRVKEAARDAVAKYGTGCTGSRFLNGTLDLHLRLEERLADFMGKDEAVLFSTGYMTNEGVIQALAGRNDIIFSDKDNHACIVQGTRVSMADTQRYRHNDLDQLEKLLKRASEDRPDAGKLIATDGVFSMSGKIARVPELVELANRYDAALMLDDAHAIGVIGPGGRGSASTFGLKDDVDIITGTFSKSFSSLGGFAVGDHDVIEFIRHEASAHIFSASMPPANTATVLKCLDILEEEPERLERLWEISDYMRDGFRNLGFDVWDSETPIIPVVIGDMNTCFQFWRDLLDNGVFVNAVVPPAVPPGQTLMRTSYMATHSNDELDKILDAFHKVGKQHGVIGSNGHAKTNGHHPKGHHLNGSANGHLNGSANGHSAAA; encoded by the coding sequence ATGACCCAGTCTGACCCCCGACGGTCGCAGGAGACCGCGATGTCCCCTGGAGACGACACCGAGACCGCGACCAAGTCGGCCCCGTCGCTCTTTAACAAATGCCACAAGTTCTTCGATAAGTCTGGCGACTACGCGAAGACCAAAGATGCGGATCTATATCCGTACTTTCGCCCGATCGAGCGCAATGAGGGCACGTCTGCGATCATGAATGGTCGCGAGATTATCATGGCCGGGTCGAACAATTATCTCGGCCTTACAGCGGATCCGCGCGTCAAGGAGGCGGCGCGTGATGCAGTGGCGAAATATGGGACGGGTTGTACGGGCAGCCGATTCTTGAACGGCACGCTCGACCTCCACTTGCGTCTGGAGGAGCGCCTCGCGGACTTCATGGGCAAGGACGAGGCGGTGCTCTTCTCGACTGGATACATGACGAACGAGGGCGTCATTCAGGCTCTCGCCGGTCGGAACGACATCATTTTCTCCGATAAGGATAACCACGCCTGCATCGTTCAGGGCACGCGGGTCAGCATGGCGGACACGCAGCGCTACCGCCACAACGACCTCGATCAACTGGAGAAGCTTCTGAAGCGTGCCTCCGAGGATCGCCCGGACGCCGGCAAGCTGATTGCGACGGACGGTGTGTTCTCGATGAGCGGAAAAATCGCTCGCGTCCCGGAACTGGTTGAGCTCGCGAATCGCTACGATGCCGCGTTGATGCTTGATGATGCGCACGCCATCGGCGTCATCGGTCCGGGTGGCCGCGGTTCGGCCTCGACGTTCGGCCTGAAAGACGATGTCGACATTATCACCGGCACGTTCTCCAAGAGCTTCTCATCGCTGGGAGGATTCGCCGTGGGCGATCACGACGTCATTGAGTTCATCCGGCACGAAGCGTCGGCCCACATCTTCAGCGCCTCGATGCCGCCGGCCAACACGGCAACGGTCCTCAAATGCCTCGACATCCTCGAGGAGGAGCCGGAGCGTCTTGAGCGCCTGTGGGAGATCTCCGATTACATGCGCGACGGCTTCCGCAACCTGGGCTTCGACGTCTGGGATAGTGAGACGCCGATTATTCCGGTCGTCATTGGCGACATGAACACGTGCTTCCAGTTCTGGCGCGATCTCCTGGATAACGGCGTGTTCGTGAATGCTGTCGTTCCGCCGGCCGTGCCGCCGGGGCAGACGCTGATGCGTACGTCTTACATGGCGACGCACAGCAACGACGAGCTCGACAAGATTCTGGACGCCTTCCACAAGGTCGGGAAGCAGCACGGCGTCATCGGATCGAATGGCCACGCCAAGACGAACGGCCATCACCCGAAAGGACATCACCTGAATGGATCGGCGAACGGGCATCTGAACGGCTCGGCGAATGGTCACTCCGCCGCGGCCTAG